One genomic segment of Candidatus Rokuibacteriota bacterium includes these proteins:
- the pssA gene encoding CDP-diacylglycerol--serine O-phosphatidyltransferase — protein sequence MARRRRWQEFREKRRRGIFLLPSLLTTGNLFCGFVSLLLTAQHRYAEAALAVLVAIVMDILDGKVARLTKTTTQFGVEYDSLADVVSFCVAPAFLLYGWALSRLGRAAWLAAFLFVICGALRLARFNVASSTADRRYFVGLPTPAAAGFAASVVLLLDGEDLSRWQLLGISTGTYLVALLMVSTFRYWSFKEVDFARRRPFGTIVVVVLGVLIIATHPQLFLFVLFGLYVLSGSVRRLWVRKREAAAIGETEWKEQH from the coding sequence ATGGCGCGTCGGCGGCGGTGGCAGGAGTTCAGGGAAAAGCGCCGGCGGGGGATCTTTCTTCTCCCGAGCCTGCTCACGACAGGGAACCTCTTCTGCGGCTTCGTGAGCCTCCTCCTGACGGCGCAGCATCGCTACGCCGAGGCGGCGCTCGCCGTCCTCGTGGCGATCGTGATGGACATCCTGGACGGTAAGGTGGCCCGGCTCACCAAGACCACGACCCAGTTCGGCGTGGAGTACGATTCGCTCGCCGACGTGGTGTCGTTCTGCGTGGCTCCCGCGTTCCTCCTCTACGGGTGGGCGCTGAGCCGCCTTGGGCGGGCCGCCTGGCTGGCAGCCTTCCTCTTCGTGATCTGCGGGGCGCTGCGCCTGGCCCGGTTCAACGTCGCCTCGAGCACTGCCGATCGGCGTTACTTCGTGGGCCTGCCGACGCCGGCCGCGGCCGGGTTCGCCGCGTCGGTGGTCCTCCTGCTCGACGGCGAGGACCTCTCTCGCTGGCAGCTCCTCGGCATCAGCACGGGGACCTATCTGGTGGCGCTGCTGATGGTCTCCACCTTCCGCTACTGGAGCTTCAAGGAGGTGGATTTCGCCCGCCGGCGGCCGTTCGGAACGATCGTGGTGGTGGTGCTCGGCGTCCTGATCATTGCCACCCACCCTCAGCTCTTTCTCTTCGTCCTGTTTGGCCTGTACGTTCTATCGGGGTCCGTGCGTCGGCTCTGGGTCCGGAAACGGGAGGCGGCCGCGATCGGCGAGACCGAATGGAAGGAGCAGCACTGA
- a CDS encoding phosphatidylserine decarboxylase, protein MGEHGGRGALRIPVAAEGWPLILTFAAAAGALWAFGWSLGALAFAALAVGCLFFFRDPERVAPTLAGAIVAPADGRVVAVRGVVDPFVGEGVRVSIFLSPLDVHVNRAPLAGLVTDVEYRRGRFRAAYRDEASDVNERCTLRLQGEAVRVTVTQIAGVLARRIVCRARSGDKLGLGERFGLICFGSRTDLVVPRETDLRVRQGEHVRGGESLIGVIV, encoded by the coding sequence GTGGGCGAGCACGGTGGGCGCGGAGCACTCCGGATTCCCGTCGCTGCCGAAGGGTGGCCGCTCATCCTGACGTTCGCGGCCGCGGCGGGCGCGCTCTGGGCGTTCGGGTGGAGCCTCGGTGCGCTGGCCTTCGCGGCGCTCGCCGTGGGCTGCCTGTTCTTCTTCCGGGATCCGGAGCGGGTCGCCCCGACCCTGGCTGGCGCAATCGTGGCCCCGGCCGACGGGCGGGTCGTCGCGGTACGGGGTGTGGTGGATCCCTTCGTCGGCGAGGGGGTCCGGGTCTCGATTTTCCTGTCGCCGCTCGATGTCCACGTCAACCGGGCGCCGCTCGCCGGCCTGGTGACCGACGTGGAGTACCGGCGCGGACGGTTTCGCGCCGCCTACCGGGACGAGGCGTCGGACGTCAACGAGCGCTGCACGCTCCGCCTCCAGGGAGAGGCGGTGCGGGTAACCGTGACGCAGATCGCCGGTGTCCTCGCGCGCCGGATCGTGTGTCGCGCTCGGAGCGGGGACAAGCTGGGGCTTGGCGAGCGGTTCGGCCTGATCTGCTTCGGGTCGCGGACGGATCTGGTGGTGCCGCGGGAGACCGACCTCCGCGTGCGGCAGGGCGAGCACGTGCGCGGGGGCGAGTCGCTGATCGGGGTGATCGTATGA
- the ilvC gene encoding ketol-acid reductoisomerase yields MPAKIYYDQDADLGVLKGKKIAVVGYGSQGHAHALNLKDSGQDVVVGLYKGSKSWAKAEKDGLKVATVAEAAQMADIIMILLPDQAHRATYEESVKGALSKGKTLMVAHGFSIHFNQVVPPPDVDVSMIAPKAPGHVMRDLFTEGPGVPALLAVQQDVSGKAKDMALAYARGIGCTRAGVIETTFREETETDLFGEQTTLCGGISHLIKAAFETLVEAGYQPEVAYFECMHEMKLIVDLFYQGGLAYMRYSVSDTAEYGDYTRGPRIISEQVRAEMKKILAEIQSGQFAREWVLENQANRAQFLAMRKRDAQHPIEEVGTRLRGMMSWIKPPRM; encoded by the coding sequence AAGATCGCGGTCGTCGGTTACGGGAGCCAGGGCCACGCCCACGCGCTCAACCTGAAAGACTCGGGCCAGGACGTGGTGGTCGGGCTCTACAAGGGCTCCAAGAGCTGGGCGAAGGCGGAGAAGGACGGGCTCAAGGTGGCCACGGTGGCCGAGGCGGCCCAGATGGCCGACATCATCATGATCCTCCTCCCCGACCAGGCCCACCGCGCCACCTACGAGGAGTCCGTCAAGGGCGCGCTCTCGAAAGGCAAGACGCTGATGGTGGCCCACGGCTTCAGCATCCACTTCAACCAGGTCGTGCCACCCCCGGATGTGGACGTCTCGATGATCGCTCCGAAGGCGCCCGGCCACGTGATGCGCGATCTCTTCACCGAGGGGCCCGGGGTTCCCGCGCTCCTGGCGGTCCAGCAGGACGTGTCGGGCAAGGCGAAGGACATGGCCCTGGCCTACGCCAGGGGGATCGGCTGCACGCGGGCCGGCGTGATCGAGACCACGTTCCGGGAGGAGACGGAGACCGACCTGTTCGGCGAGCAGACCACGCTCTGCGGCGGCATCTCGCACCTCATCAAGGCCGCTTTCGAGACCCTGGTGGAGGCCGGATACCAACCGGAGGTCGCCTACTTCGAGTGCATGCACGAGATGAAGCTGATCGTGGACCTCTTCTACCAGGGTGGCCTGGCGTACATGCGGTACTCGGTCTCCGACACGGCCGAGTACGGCGACTACACGCGGGGCCCGCGGATCATCAGCGAGCAGGTCCGGGCGGAGATGAAGAAGATCCTCGCCGAGATCCAGTCCGGGCAGTTCGCCCGCGAGTGGGTGCTGGAGAACCAGGCCAACCGCGCCCAGTTCCTGGCTATGCGCAAGCGCGACGCCCAGCATCCGATCGAGGAGGTCGGGACCCGACTCAGGGGCATGATGAGCTGGATCAAGCCCCCCCGGATGTGA